The proteins below are encoded in one region of Nitrospira sp.:
- the pilU gene encoding twitching motility protein PilU, which produces MEIRDLLKTMVEREGSDLYLTVDSPPVYRVHGSTQPTGDPPFNNDQLEALALALMRGPQRSEFEEKMEMNLALYYKELGRFRVNIFRQRGNVGLVFRHIKADIQDVSALGLPPIIKDLALTKRGLILVVGATGSGKSTTLAAMVDYRNSTAPGHIISVEDPIEFVHQHKKCLITQREVGFDTHSFHSALKNTLRQAPDVILIGEIRDTDTMEAAITFAETGHLCLGTLHSNNANQAIERIMNFFPVERHQQIYLQLSLNLRAIISQRLVPSLDGRRAPALEIMLDTPRVKDLIKKAEVDTLKEAMEQGVEEGCQTFDYVLFKLYREGIISLEQALINADSANNLRLRIKLEGVRSGDEQLAKLLEGDPKEQASQPGKKPSFSIVGQDPGLKRRMP; this is translated from the coding sequence ATGGAAATACGAGACCTCCTCAAGACCATGGTCGAGCGGGAAGGGTCGGACCTGTATCTGACGGTCGACTCTCCACCTGTGTACCGGGTGCATGGATCGACCCAACCGACGGGTGATCCTCCATTCAACAACGACCAATTGGAGGCGCTGGCACTGGCGCTCATGCGAGGCCCGCAGCGCAGCGAATTCGAAGAGAAAATGGAAATGAACCTCGCCCTCTATTACAAGGAGTTGGGGCGTTTCCGAGTCAACATTTTCCGCCAGCGCGGCAACGTCGGTCTCGTCTTCCGTCACATCAAGGCCGATATCCAGGACGTGTCGGCCCTGGGTCTTCCGCCCATCATCAAGGATCTCGCCCTGACGAAGCGGGGACTCATCCTGGTCGTTGGAGCGACCGGCTCGGGAAAGTCCACGACGCTGGCGGCGATGGTCGACTACCGCAATTCAACCGCCCCGGGCCACATTATTTCGGTCGAGGACCCGATTGAATTCGTCCATCAGCACAAGAAGTGCCTCATTACCCAACGAGAGGTCGGCTTCGACACGCATTCCTTCCATAGCGCGCTCAAGAATACCCTTCGCCAGGCCCCCGACGTCATTCTCATCGGAGAAATCCGCGACACGGACACCATGGAAGCCGCCATCACCTTCGCTGAAACGGGCCATCTCTGCTTAGGGACCTTACACTCGAACAACGCCAACCAGGCAATCGAACGCATCATGAACTTCTTTCCGGTGGAGCGACACCAGCAGATCTATCTGCAACTTTCCCTGAACCTCAGGGCCATTATCTCCCAACGCCTCGTGCCGTCGCTCGACGGTCGACGCGCACCCGCCCTGGAAATCATGCTCGATACGCCACGAGTCAAGGATTTGATCAAGAAGGCTGAGGTGGATACGCTGAAGGAAGCCATGGAACAAGGCGTCGAGGAAGGTTGCCAGACATTCGACTATGTGTTGTTCAAACTCTACCGCGAAGGCATCATCAGCTTGGAGCAGGCACTGATCAACGCGGACAGCGCCAACAACCTGCGCTTGCGCATCAAGCTGGAAGGTGTGCGGAGTGGAGACGAGCAACTGGCCAAACTGCTCGAAGGGGACCCTAAGGAACAGGCATCACAACCAGGTAAGAAACCCAGCTTTTCAATCGTGGGCCAGGATCCAGGGCTCAAGCGCCGGATGCCGTAG